In Triticum urartu cultivar G1812 chromosome 6, Tu2.1, whole genome shotgun sequence, the following proteins share a genomic window:
- the LOC125513017 gene encoding probable magnesium transporter NIPA8 isoform X1, giving the protein MGDWIIGALINIVGSVAINFGTNLLKLGHDQREKLYSSNNQGDGKFVPKSVMYFQTWRIGILFFAVGNCLNFMSFAYAAQSLLAALGSIQFVSNIAFAYVVLNKTISVKVMVATTFIVFGNVFLVSFGNHQSPVYTPEQLIAKYSNLVFVLYCMSLVFVVALSQYLYRSGETILSDNAKDTSTHWRTLLPFSYAIVSGAIGSCSVLFAKSLSNMLRLTMSSRYQFHSWFTYSILLLFLCTAGFWMARLNEGLSLFDAILIVPMFQIAWTFFSICTGFVYFQEYQVFDTLRIIMFVLGMTFVFVGISLLAPDENKVADTKDGSNATKDAAIDMNSEAHVSGNCRPRKLPMEETEVDDMDSFSTSVKVKAKHILSRAKSACSMSLGLGEETISASSVLAIPMVSSRTTGFRGIRTDRSKYIPLRSTDWDNL; this is encoded by the exons ATGGGCGACTGGATTATAGGAGCGTTGATCAATATTGTGGGTAGTGTTGCCATAAACTTTGGTACTAATCTTCTCAAACTGGGCCATGATCAG AGAGAAAAGCTCTACTCAAGTAACAATCAAGGCGATGGCAAATTCGTCCCAAAATCAGTTATGTATTTTCAGACTTGGAGAATAG GTATACTCTTTTTCGCTGTGGGGAACTGCCTAAACTTCATGTCCTTTGCATATGCCGCACAG TCACTTCTTGCAGCTCTTGGATCAATTCAGTTTGTATCCAATATTGCATTTGCCTACGTTGTGTTGAACAAGACCATTTCAGTGAA GGTCATGGTAGCCACAACTTTTATTGTCTTTGGCAATGTCTTCTTAGTTTCCTTCGGCAATCACCAATCTCCTG TTTATACTCCGGAGCAGCTGATTGCGAAATACAGCAACTTGGTCTTTGTTCTCTATTGTATGTCATTGGTCTTTGTTGTTGCACTCAGTCAATATCTCTATAG GAGTGGAGAGACAATTCTTTCAGATAATGCAAAAGATACTAGCACACATTGGCGAACACTGCTGCCCTTTTCTTACGCTATTGTATCTGGTGCCATTGGATCTTGCTCCGTCTTGTTTGCGAAATCATT GTCTAACATGCTGAGGCTGACCATGAGCAGCAGATACCAATTCCACAGCTGGTTCACATACTCAATTCTTCTGTTATTTCTCTGTACAGCTGGATTTTGG ATGGCGAGACTGAATGAAGGACTGTCTCTGTTTGATGCAATACTGATTGTCCCAATGTTTCAGATTGCATGGACTTTCTTCTCTATTTGTACAGGATTTGTTTACTTTCAAGAGTATCAA GTGTTTGATACACTCAGGATAATAATGTTCGTGCTGGGCATGACATTTGTCTTCGTAGGCATATCCTTGCTAGCACCTGATGAAAATAAAG TAGCTGACACCAAAGATGGCTCTAACGCCACAAAGGACGCGGCAATTGATATGAACAG TGAAGCACATGTATCAGGAAATTGCAGGCCAAGAAAGTTGCCGATGGAGGAGACGGAAGTAGATGATATGGACTCATTCTCAACCTCAGTAAAAGTGAAAGCAAAACACATATTGTCGAGAGCAAAG TCGGCTTGCTCCATGTCACTTGGCCTTGGGGAGGAGACCATCAGCGCTTCTTCAGTGCTTGCAATCCCAATGGTTTCCTCGAGAACAACAGGGTTTAGGGGAATTCGAACTGACCGATCAAAGTACATTCCCCTGCGGTCCACTGATTGGGATAATCTATAG
- the LOC125513017 gene encoding probable magnesium transporter NIPA8 isoform X4: protein MPHSSWINSVCIQYCICLRCVEQDHFSEGHGSHNFYCLWQCLLSFLRQSPISWEHITLGAAYTITMYSFYTPEQLIAKYSNLVFVLYCMSLVFVVALSQYLYRSGETILSDNAKDTSTHWRTLLPFSYAIVSGAIGSCSVLFAKSLSNMLRLTMSSRYQFHSWFTYSILLLFLCTAGFWMARLNEGLSLFDAILIVPMFQIAWTFFSICTGFVYFQEYQVFDTLRIIMFVLGMTFVFVGISLLAPDENKVADTKDGSNATKDAAIDMNSEAHVSGNCRPRKLPMEETEVDDMDSFSTSVKVKAKHILSRAKSACSMSLGLGEETISASSVLAIPMVSSRTTGFRGIRTDRSKYIPLRSTDWDNL, encoded by the exons ATGCCGCACAG CTCTTGGATCAATTCAGTTTGTATCCAATATTGCATTTGCCTACGTTGTGTTGAACAAGACCATTTCAGTGAA GGTCATGGTAGCCACAACTTTTATTGTCTTTGGCAATGTCTTCTTAGTTTCCTTCGGCAATCACCAATCTCCTG GGAACATATTACCTTGGGTGCAGCATATACTATTACGATGTATAGCT TTTATACTCCGGAGCAGCTGATTGCGAAATACAGCAACTTGGTCTTTGTTCTCTATTGTATGTCATTGGTCTTTGTTGTTGCACTCAGTCAATATCTCTATAG GAGTGGAGAGACAATTCTTTCAGATAATGCAAAAGATACTAGCACACATTGGCGAACACTGCTGCCCTTTTCTTACGCTATTGTATCTGGTGCCATTGGATCTTGCTCCGTCTTGTTTGCGAAATCATT GTCTAACATGCTGAGGCTGACCATGAGCAGCAGATACCAATTCCACAGCTGGTTCACATACTCAATTCTTCTGTTATTTCTCTGTACAGCTGGATTTTGG ATGGCGAGACTGAATGAAGGACTGTCTCTGTTTGATGCAATACTGATTGTCCCAATGTTTCAGATTGCATGGACTTTCTTCTCTATTTGTACAGGATTTGTTTACTTTCAAGAGTATCAA GTGTTTGATACACTCAGGATAATAATGTTCGTGCTGGGCATGACATTTGTCTTCGTAGGCATATCCTTGCTAGCACCTGATGAAAATAAAG TAGCTGACACCAAAGATGGCTCTAACGCCACAAAGGACGCGGCAATTGATATGAACAG TGAAGCACATGTATCAGGAAATTGCAGGCCAAGAAAGTTGCCGATGGAGGAGACGGAAGTAGATGATATGGACTCATTCTCAACCTCAGTAAAAGTGAAAGCAAAACACATATTGTCGAGAGCAAAG TCGGCTTGCTCCATGTCACTTGGCCTTGGGGAGGAGACCATCAGCGCTTCTTCAGTGCTTGCAATCCCAATGGTTTCCTCGAGAACAACAGGGTTTAGGGGAATTCGAACTGACCGATCAAAGTACATTCCCCTGCGGTCCACTGATTGGGATAATCTATAG
- the LOC125513017 gene encoding probable magnesium transporter NIPA8 isoform X2 translates to MGDWIIGALINIVGSVAINFGTNLLKLGHDQREKLYSSNNQGDGKFVPKSVMYFQTWRIGILFFAVGNCLNFMSFAYAAQSLLAALGSIQFVSNIAFAYVVLNKTISVKVMVATTFIVFGNVFLVSFGNHQSPVYTPEQLIAKYSNLVFVLYCMSLVFVVALSQYLYRSGETILSDNAKDTSTHWRTLLPFSYAIVSGAIGSCSVLFAKSLSNMLRLTMSSRYQFHSWFTYSILLLFLCTAGFWMARLNEGLSLFDAILIVPMFQIAWTFFSICTGFVYFQEYQVFDTLRIIMFVLGMTFVFVGISLLAPDENKADTKDGSNATKDAAIDMNSEAHVSGNCRPRKLPMEETEVDDMDSFSTSVKVKAKHILSRAKSACSMSLGLGEETISASSVLAIPMVSSRTTGFRGIRTDRSKYIPLRSTDWDNL, encoded by the exons ATGGGCGACTGGATTATAGGAGCGTTGATCAATATTGTGGGTAGTGTTGCCATAAACTTTGGTACTAATCTTCTCAAACTGGGCCATGATCAG AGAGAAAAGCTCTACTCAAGTAACAATCAAGGCGATGGCAAATTCGTCCCAAAATCAGTTATGTATTTTCAGACTTGGAGAATAG GTATACTCTTTTTCGCTGTGGGGAACTGCCTAAACTTCATGTCCTTTGCATATGCCGCACAG TCACTTCTTGCAGCTCTTGGATCAATTCAGTTTGTATCCAATATTGCATTTGCCTACGTTGTGTTGAACAAGACCATTTCAGTGAA GGTCATGGTAGCCACAACTTTTATTGTCTTTGGCAATGTCTTCTTAGTTTCCTTCGGCAATCACCAATCTCCTG TTTATACTCCGGAGCAGCTGATTGCGAAATACAGCAACTTGGTCTTTGTTCTCTATTGTATGTCATTGGTCTTTGTTGTTGCACTCAGTCAATATCTCTATAG GAGTGGAGAGACAATTCTTTCAGATAATGCAAAAGATACTAGCACACATTGGCGAACACTGCTGCCCTTTTCTTACGCTATTGTATCTGGTGCCATTGGATCTTGCTCCGTCTTGTTTGCGAAATCATT GTCTAACATGCTGAGGCTGACCATGAGCAGCAGATACCAATTCCACAGCTGGTTCACATACTCAATTCTTCTGTTATTTCTCTGTACAGCTGGATTTTGG ATGGCGAGACTGAATGAAGGACTGTCTCTGTTTGATGCAATACTGATTGTCCCAATGTTTCAGATTGCATGGACTTTCTTCTCTATTTGTACAGGATTTGTTTACTTTCAAGAGTATCAA GTGTTTGATACACTCAGGATAATAATGTTCGTGCTGGGCATGACATTTGTCTTCGTAGGCATATCCTTGCTAGCACCTGATGAAAATAAAG CTGACACCAAAGATGGCTCTAACGCCACAAAGGACGCGGCAATTGATATGAACAG TGAAGCACATGTATCAGGAAATTGCAGGCCAAGAAAGTTGCCGATGGAGGAGACGGAAGTAGATGATATGGACTCATTCTCAACCTCAGTAAAAGTGAAAGCAAAACACATATTGTCGAGAGCAAAG TCGGCTTGCTCCATGTCACTTGGCCTTGGGGAGGAGACCATCAGCGCTTCTTCAGTGCTTGCAATCCCAATGGTTTCCTCGAGAACAACAGGGTTTAGGGGAATTCGAACTGACCGATCAAAGTACATTCCCCTGCGGTCCACTGATTGGGATAATCTATAG
- the LOC125513017 gene encoding probable magnesium transporter NIPA8 isoform X3 — translation MGDWIIGALINIVGSVAINFGTNLLKLGHDQREKLYSSNNQGDGKFVPKSVMYFQTWRIGILFFAVGNCLNFMSFAYAAQSLLAALGSIQFVSNIAFAYVVLNKTISVKVMVATTFIVFGNVFLVSFGNHQSPVYTPEQLIAKYSNLVFVLYCMSLVFVVALSQYLYRSGETILSDNAKDTSTHWRTLLPFSYAIVSGAIGSCSVLFAKSLSNMLRLTMSSRYQFHSWFTYSILLLFLCTAGFWMARLNEGLSLFDAILIVPMFQIAWTFFSICTGFVYFQEYQVFDTLRIIMFVLGMTFVFVGISLLAPDENKGNCRPRKLPMEETEVDDMDSFSTSVKVKAKHILSRAKSACSMSLGLGEETISASSVLAIPMVSSRTTGFRGIRTDRSKYIPLRSTDWDNL, via the exons ATGGGCGACTGGATTATAGGAGCGTTGATCAATATTGTGGGTAGTGTTGCCATAAACTTTGGTACTAATCTTCTCAAACTGGGCCATGATCAG AGAGAAAAGCTCTACTCAAGTAACAATCAAGGCGATGGCAAATTCGTCCCAAAATCAGTTATGTATTTTCAGACTTGGAGAATAG GTATACTCTTTTTCGCTGTGGGGAACTGCCTAAACTTCATGTCCTTTGCATATGCCGCACAG TCACTTCTTGCAGCTCTTGGATCAATTCAGTTTGTATCCAATATTGCATTTGCCTACGTTGTGTTGAACAAGACCATTTCAGTGAA GGTCATGGTAGCCACAACTTTTATTGTCTTTGGCAATGTCTTCTTAGTTTCCTTCGGCAATCACCAATCTCCTG TTTATACTCCGGAGCAGCTGATTGCGAAATACAGCAACTTGGTCTTTGTTCTCTATTGTATGTCATTGGTCTTTGTTGTTGCACTCAGTCAATATCTCTATAG GAGTGGAGAGACAATTCTTTCAGATAATGCAAAAGATACTAGCACACATTGGCGAACACTGCTGCCCTTTTCTTACGCTATTGTATCTGGTGCCATTGGATCTTGCTCCGTCTTGTTTGCGAAATCATT GTCTAACATGCTGAGGCTGACCATGAGCAGCAGATACCAATTCCACAGCTGGTTCACATACTCAATTCTTCTGTTATTTCTCTGTACAGCTGGATTTTGG ATGGCGAGACTGAATGAAGGACTGTCTCTGTTTGATGCAATACTGATTGTCCCAATGTTTCAGATTGCATGGACTTTCTTCTCTATTTGTACAGGATTTGTTTACTTTCAAGAGTATCAA GTGTTTGATACACTCAGGATAATAATGTTCGTGCTGGGCATGACATTTGTCTTCGTAGGCATATCCTTGCTAGCACCTGATGAAAATAAAG GAAATTGCAGGCCAAGAAAGTTGCCGATGGAGGAGACGGAAGTAGATGATATGGACTCATTCTCAACCTCAGTAAAAGTGAAAGCAAAACACATATTGTCGAGAGCAAAG TCGGCTTGCTCCATGTCACTTGGCCTTGGGGAGGAGACCATCAGCGCTTCTTCAGTGCTTGCAATCCCAATGGTTTCCTCGAGAACAACAGGGTTTAGGGGAATTCGAACTGACCGATCAAAGTACATTCCCCTGCGGTCCACTGATTGGGATAATCTATAG